In Pseudomonas oryzihabitans, the DNA window GCAGGATCAGCGGCAGCAGCACCAGCCAGGTCCGGGTCGGGATCGGCTCCAGACGATTGCCGCCGGTCTTCTGCAGCAGGGCGAGACTCAGGCCGCAGAAGCCGCCGGCGAGCAGGGCGCCGGCGAGGACATCGGTGGGCCAGTGTACCCCCAGATAGACGCGGCTCAGGGCGATGAGCACCGCCGGTAGCGCAGCGATCACCAGCCAGGCGAGGCGCCCGCGTGGGCCGTAGCGACGCCCGACCAGGATGCCGAGGGTCAGGAAGAAGGCGAAGGAGGCCGAGCTGTGGCCGCTGGGCAGACTGTAGGTGGTGAGCGGCTCGGCGAGCACGTCCGGCCGGGCGCGGGCCAGCAGATTCTTCAGCTGGCCATTGGCGAGGGCGGTACCCAGGGTGGTACCCACGGCGAACAGCAGCGGACGCCACTGGCGGAAGCCGGCCAGCACCAGGGTGAGCACTGCCGCGACGATCAGCTGGGTGCGAAAGTCGCCCATGCGGGTGACGACCACGGCGACCAGGTTGAGCCAGTTCTCGCGATGCGCCTGGACCAGCGCCATCAGGCCTTCGTCGAAGGCGCGCAGATGATGCCAGCCAAACAGCAGCGCCAGCAGGCCGGCCAGGCAGAGGGCGCCACTGAGCAGGGTGGTGCCGGCCCGCTCGCGCCAGGCGCCATGGGCGATGACGCTCGCCAGCAGGACGATCCCGCCCGCCACGACGCCCGCCTGATACCAGAACCCCTCGGGTAGCGGCAGGCGCAAGGCTGCCCCGGCTACCCAGCCTGGTCCCAGTGCGGCGATCGACCAGCCAGCCGCTGCCACCAGGCTGACGGCGGCGAACTTCACCAAGGGCATGTCGAGCATGCCGGCGATCAGCGGCAGCAGCGGGCGCAAGGGGCCGATGAAGCGGCCGACCAGCAGACTGGCCACGCCGTACTTGTGGATGAAGTCCTCCGCGCGGCTGATCCATTCGGGATGGGTGCGCAGGCCCGGCAGGCGGCGAATGCGCTCGTGGAAATGGCGGCCGAGGAAATACGACACGGCATCGCCGAGGATGCCACCCAGGAAGCCGAGCAGAAGGGTATCGAGGAGGTTCATGGCGCCGTTGCCGGCGGCGATGGAAATGGCGAACAGCACCACCGTGCCAGGCACCACCAGACCGGCCAGGGCCAGGCATTCGAGAAAGGCTACGACGAAGATGGCAACGCCGAGCCACTCATTGTGATGGGTGATCCACTGGGTGAGGCCGGCGAACAGTTCCGTCATCGAAAGGCTTCCTGGGGGCTAAGGGCTGCGTCCTCAGACCCGTAGGAAAAGCCTTTGGTTGCCTCAAGGACGCGGATCGAGACGTAACGCCTCGGGGCCCGGGGATTGTAAATCGCGCTCGGGAATTTCCCAGACCAATAACTGTGGCGGGGTTTGTCGGAAGGCGGGGCTGGCAAAGTAGTCCCGCGCCGCACCGGCGAAGTGGCCGCCGTCCTTGGCGAAGCGCCCGACGCTGGCGCCCAGGGCCTGCTCCAGGAAGGGCAGGAAGTTGGAGTTGCGCGAGAAGGAGGTACCGATCACCGCGACATTGGGCAGGTCGCCATCGCCGAAGAGGTCGTCGCTGGCACTGGGGGGCACGCGGCTGTCGACCTGGGTCAGGCTCGGCTGCTCGGGGGTGGGTTGCAGGCGCGGAGGCAGCCAGTCCAGGCCGGCCAGGCGGACCAGGTCGCCAGGGCGGGTCGTTGGCGGCTGCGCCGTGCGGCTGAACTCCCGCGCCGGGGTGGCCTGGAAGGGCAAGGCCTGGAGGTAGGCAGCCAGGGCGCGGGCGGCGGCCTCGGCACCGGTTTCGTTCCAGTGGGTGTCGGTACGCAGGAAGGCATTACTGCCCAGGGGGGCGAGCACCGCAGTGAGGTCGAGCACCGGCACCCGCGCCGCGCTGAGCATCCGCGTCCAGTCGGCGATGCGACTGGCGAAGGCGGCTGGCCGGCGCAGCCCGCAGAGCTGATCGGCGGCGATACGGCTCTTGTCCGGAACCACCGCGACCAGCAGCTGGATGTGCCGGGCGGCCAGCTGTTGCCGCAACTCGATCACCGTCTGGGCGCGGGCCCGGGCATTGGCGGCAGCCTGGCGCGGGACGTCGAGCTCCTCGGCGAGAAATAGCCAGTCGGGACAGCCCTGGCGTACCCGCGGACCGGTATCGCCAAGCAGTAACCAGCTGGCGCCCCGTTCCAGGCGGGCGGCTGCTTCCGGCAGCGGTGCCTTGGCCAGCTCCTTGGCGATGTGGTGGGTGATCTCACCTTCGAGCAGGGCATGCCGATCCACCTGCTCCGGCCAGAGCGAGAGCCGGTCGGTCAGCAGCGCCCAGGCGCAGGAGCCGAGGCCGATCGCCAGAAACAGGGCGAAGACGCCTCCGGCCAGGGGCGCCAGGCGCGTGCTGGCGGCACTGGGCGGCTGCGGGGCGGGCGAGGGCGGCAGGGCGGGAGCGCTCATGACGGCGGCCTCAGAACTGGAAATAGAGGAAGGGCACGGCTTCGCGGCTGGCGATCAGCGCAAAACAGAGCAGGAAGCCGGCTATCGGCCAAAGGGCACCGACACCCCGCAGCAGGGCGCTGCCGGACAGACGCGCCTCGATGCGCGCCTGCCACAGCGGGGCGAGGATGCAGGCCACCCCCAGGGCGGCGGCCAGGCCGTGCACGGGTCTCAGGGTTACGGCCAGGGCATCGCCCAGGGCGAAGCCGTGCAGGCCGAACTGGCCGGCGTACATGGACAGCGCCGTGGCGAAGTCCGGCGCGCGGAACAGTGTCCAGGCCAGGGCCACGAACAGCAGGGTCAGGCCATGGGCCAGGGCACGCGGCAGCGGGCGACCACCGAGTTCGTCCCAGAGTCGGTCCAGGCACAGCGCCAGGCCGTGCAGCATGCCCCAGAGCAGGTAATTCCAGCTGTCGCCGCCATGCCAGAGGCCGGCGATGGCCATGGTCAGGAAGAGATTGCGGTAGGTGCGCCAGCGGCCGCCGCGGTTGCCACCCAGGGAGATATAGAGGTAGTCGCGCAGCCAGCTGGACAGCGACAGGTGCCAGCGCCGCCAGAAGTCCTGGATGCTGCGGGCGAGATAGGGCCGGTTGAAGTTTTCCGGGAAGTGGAAGCCCAGCATCAGGCCCAGGCCGATGGCCATGGCGCTGTAGCCGGCGAAGTCGAAGAACAGTTGCAGCGAATAGGCCAGGCAGCCGATCCAGGCGTCAGCGAAGGACGGCTGGTCGAGGTGGAAGGCCACGTCCACCAGCGGCGACAGGGTGTCGGCCACCAGTACCTTCATGCACAGGCCGATCATGAACCGGCGCGCGCCGAGGGCGAAATTCTCGCGATTGAACCAGCGCTGGTTGAGTTCGCGACGGACCCAGTCGTAGCGGATGATCGGCCCGGCGATGGAGTGGCCGAACATGGAGATGTAGGTGGCGTAGTTGACGAAGCTGCGCTCCACCGGCACCACGTGGCGATGGACATCTACCA includes these proteins:
- a CDS encoding alginate O-acetyltransferase AlgX-related protein, whose product is MSAPALPPSPAPQPPSAASTRLAPLAGGVFALFLAIGLGSCAWALLTDRLSLWPEQVDRHALLEGEITHHIAKELAKAPLPEAAARLERGASWLLLGDTGPRVRQGCPDWLFLAEELDVPRQAAANARARAQTVIELRQQLAARHIQLLVAVVPDKSRIAADQLCGLRRPAAFASRIADWTRMLSAARVPVLDLTAVLAPLGSNAFLRTDTHWNETGAEAAARALAAYLQALPFQATPAREFSRTAQPPTTRPGDLVRLAGLDWLPPRLQPTPEQPSLTQVDSRVPPSASDDLFGDGDLPNVAVIGTSFSRNSNFLPFLEQALGASVGRFAKDGGHFAGAARDYFASPAFRQTPPQLLVWEIPERDLQSPGPEALRLDPRP
- a CDS encoding MBOAT family O-acyltransferase, translated to MVFASLEFLTLFLPLFLLVYALARPGGRNGVLLVGSWLFYGWLSPLFLLLHMALALLAWVGGLLVDRAREGSKTRLRLLAGLIVINLAVLCWYKYANIVAATWSQVLVTTGALPLDWQKVALPAGLSFIVLQAISYLVDVHRHVVPVERSFVNYATYISMFGHSIAGPIIRYDWVRRELNQRWFNRENFALGARRFMIGLCMKVLVADTLSPLVDVAFHLDQPSFADAWIGCLAYSLQLFFDFAGYSAMAIGLGLMLGFHFPENFNRPYLARSIQDFWRRWHLSLSSWLRDYLYISLGGNRGGRWRTYRNLFLTMAIAGLWHGGDSWNYLLWGMLHGLALCLDRLWDELGGRPLPRALAHGLTLLFVALAWTLFRAPDFATALSMYAGQFGLHGFALGDALAVTLRPVHGLAAALGVACILAPLWQARIEARLSGSALLRGVGALWPIAGFLLCFALIASREAVPFLYFQF
- a CDS encoding bifunctional DedA family/phosphatase PAP2 family protein, yielding MTELFAGLTQWITHHNEWLGVAIFVVAFLECLALAGLVVPGTVVLFAISIAAGNGAMNLLDTLLLGFLGGILGDAVSYFLGRHFHERIRRLPGLRTHPEWISRAEDFIHKYGVASLLVGRFIGPLRPLLPLIAGMLDMPLVKFAAVSLVAAAGWSIAALGPGWVAGAALRLPLPEGFWYQAGVVAGGIVLLASVIAHGAWRERAGTTLLSGALCLAGLLALLFGWHHLRAFDEGLMALVQAHRENWLNLVAVVVTRMGDFRTQLIVAAVLTLVLAGFRQWRPLLFAVGTTLGTALANGQLKNLLARARPDVLAEPLTTYSLPSGHSSASFAFFLTLGILVGRRYGPRGRLAWLVIAALPAVLIALSRVYLGVHWPTDVLAGALLAGGFCGLSLALLQKTGGNRLEPIPTRTWLVLLPLILLIFAFAAGWALPEAVERYTPRL